GTGGGCCATCACGAGGGTCTTTGCTGCCATAACTTCTTCGGAAGGCCATCTGTGCCCATGGACAAGGCCGACATCGCCTATGCGGAGCCCTGTGGCCGGGCGGACTTTCACGCGGCCCGGAAGGAATTCCTCTATTCCGGTATCGTGGTTTCCGCGGACGACGTCGATGATATCGAAGCGCTCGAAGAGTTTTTCGAAGAAATCCGGGATTTCAGCGTACTCTTGTTTGGTTGATCCGGGGACAGAATCTTTGACGTCTCCGATGACCACCAGTCTGCTTGTGCAATCGTCCGCGGCCTCCAAAATGGAATCGAGCATATCGTTCGTGCGGGACACCAGATGGAACCCTTTGGCGCGCATATGCGATTCGAGGCCTATGTGCAGGTCGCCGATGACCATGTAATTTCCGATCTTCAGCGCTGGTATGCCGTAAACCGGTTGCATAGAAGTCATCTGAGCCCTTCGCTCAGGATCGTCGGTATGCAGTCGATGACGTCGGTGGCAATGAGTCCGTACGATTTGGTCTCGAATGCTTTCTCGCCGGCTCTGCCGCATATGTATGCTCCGAGGCAGGCGGCATCGAAAGGGCCCATGCCTTTGGCCATAAGCCCTGCGACCGCTCCTGCGAGGACGTCTCCCGTCCCTGCTCCGGTCATCGCCGGCGTTCCCGAAGAATTGTAGCGGGTTCTGGTCCCATCTGTTATAAGGTCCACCTTTCCTTTTTTGAGGATGGTCGCTCCCATCTTGGAGGCGGTCTCCTCCGGGCTCTTCCCGTCCGAGATCCTGGAGAATTCTCTGCTATGAGGCGTCAATACAGTAGGATTCCTGAGAGTCAGGCCTTTGGCCGCCGATATCCCATCCGCATCGATGACGGTTGGGATTTTGCAGGCGCGAAGGAATGCCATCGCGGTTCTTATCGTCATTTCATCGGAGCCCAGGCCGGGGCCTATCAGGACGGCATCGAAATCTTTGGATGCGCTCAGAATTATGTCCAGCGAGTCCGCATCCAGATGGTCGCCGGGAAGCTTCGTGGCCATCAGGACCGGCGATGCGGCGGCGACTTGCGGGTACGAGGATTCAGGCGTGAAAACTCTGACGATGTCCGCTCCGATGCGGAGGGCGCTCATCGCAGACATTGCTGGGGCCCCGAAATAAGGGCCTCCGCCTATGATCATCAGCCTCCCATTGTTTCCTTTGTGGCTGTCCGCGAGAGGGACGGGATACCTGAGCATGTCTCCGGGCCCTACCCTCGTGTAAGCTTCCTCGGGGATCCCTATGCCGGCTATGACGATCTTTCCGCAGTTCTCCGCTGTCATCCCTATTTTTGCGTCGTGGAAGGTCACCGTGGCGCACGGCTTTATGCAGACGTCCGACCCGAATCCCGACGGGACGTCCGCAGATATAATGGGGAGGCCGGACGAATTGGCGTCGGCTATGAAGCTCGCGTATGGCTCGCGGACGCTGCCTGACGTCCCGGTTCCGAGGGCGCAATCCACGATCAGATCGAACCCAGCGAAGGAATCCTTCCCGGCGTACGCTTCTATGGGGCATTCCAAAACGGAATATCTCTCCCGGGCGATTTCGGTGCGGATCGATGATGGTTTCTTCAGGAGGCAGACTTTCGTCCTTTCCGGGTCCATTCTCAGAGCGGCCGCGAATCCGTCTCCGCCGTTGTTTCCCGTGCCGCAAACGAAAACCGCTCTTTTATCGGGGTATTCTTTCCCGATGAAAGATGCCAAAGCCGCTCCCGCGTTGTCCATCAGCAGCGATGTCGGGATGCCGAGCGCTTCCGCGTTGGCGTCGAGTGTGCGGGCATCGGCCGGGGATATCAAAAGATCACTTCTTCTGGTTCTGGATCAGCGTTTTCCCGACTTCGCGGAGAAGTTCGGTCTTGCGGATCTTGCCCTTCTCGACCTTTACGCAGCCATGGAGGGCGCGGGGGGCCTTCGGGTATGATTTGGTCTCTATGACCTCATATTCCAGATCCAGGATCATCGCCGCCTTGGCTATGATGTCGAGGCTGGGATTCTTGACGCACAGCGATTTCGGGGCTCTTCTCCCTTCGTCCCTGGTGCGGTTCAAATCGAAGTATTCGGGCCAGAGTGTTATTGCGACGTCCGCATCGTAAGCCATGTGGCCGCCAATGGCCTGCCCAATAATAAATCTTGGCGATAGAAATGGAAAAATCCATCCTTATGGATGGTAAAGGGTTTTTCGATTGGATTACTAATAGCTCAAAGCAGTACTGCGTTGATGGCGCCGTCCTGTCCGGGCCTGGATGTGACAATTGCGTCCCCAGCCTCGGTAGAGATGGTGGCGCCTTTGTTGATGATGTTACGCTGAACGTAGTTGGGGTCGGCAGGATTCGATTTGACGGTCAGGATCTTGACTTTCTTGATCGTCTTGTTCTTTTTGTCGACGACATTCGCATACTCTGCGCTGAGCATTCCAACCTTGACGTTTCCGCCGGCTCCGCGATACTGCTTGAGGTTCTGTTTGCCGATCCTGGTAAACTGCTTCTCTCTGCCGATCTCGAATTTTCTCTTGCCCTGGGAAGCGATGAGCCTGCCTCCGGTGGGCTTTCTGTTGGATTTACCCTGCCAAAGTGCCATTGTAATCGAGGACGCTAATCATGGTGCCATATTTAAAATTATCACCCCAGCTTTTTAAGCCGAAGACAGGGAAGATTCCTCGGGCGCCCTTCGGATCGCGGGGGGCGAGGGTCTGTTTGAATATATGTCCCTCTTATATTGTTTTGTTTTCTACGAATTATTGGATTCAATCAGAATTGGATGTATGTGATATCTTTATACGCAATGCTCCGAATATGGTAGCGACTCCCCGGATTCATCCGAGGGTGGTGATTTGAAATGGATAGAGGCAAGATGATAGCGCTTATAGCGGCGATCGTCGTGATCATAGCAGCGA
The DNA window shown above is from Candidatus Methanomethylophilaceae archaeon and carries:
- a CDS encoding metallophosphoesterase, with amino-acid sequence MTSMQPVYGIPALKIGNYMVIGDLHIGLESHMRAKGFHLVSRTNDMLDSILEAADDCTSRLVVIGDVKDSVPGSTKQEYAEIPDFFEKLFERFDIIDVVRGNHDTGIEEFLPGRVKVRPATGLRIGDVGLVHGHRWPSEEVMAAKTLVMAHNHPAVMFVDGIGKIMTEPCWIRGRFKEESNETYPALPEAFVVVPAFNRMLGGSPMNSEETEPIGPILGSELVDFDGSHFYLLDGVDLGKRSDLMVRKTRRGNPKIRFQSDFS
- a CDS encoding NAD(P)H-hydrate dehydratase, whose protein sequence is MISPADARTLDANAEALGIPTSLLMDNAGAALASFIGKEYPDKRAVFVCGTGNNGGDGFAAALRMDPERTKVCLLKKPSSIRTEIARERYSVLECPIEAYAGKDSFAGFDLIVDCALGTGTSGSVREPYASFIADANSSGLPIISADVPSGFGSDVCIKPCATVTFHDAKIGMTAENCGKIVIAGIGIPEEAYTRVGPGDMLRYPVPLADSHKGNNGRLMIIGGGPYFGAPAMSAMSALRIGADIVRVFTPESSYPQVAAASPVLMATKLPGDHLDADSLDIILSASKDFDAVLIGPGLGSDEMTIRTAMAFLRACKIPTVIDADGISAAKGLTLRNPTVLTPHSREFSRISDGKSPEETASKMGATILKKGKVDLITDGTRTRYNSSGTPAMTGAGTGDVLAGAVAGLMAKGMGPFDAACLGAYICGRAGEKAFETKSYGLIATDVIDCIPTILSEGLR
- a CDS encoding signal recognition particle subunit SRP19/SEC65 family protein produces the protein MAYDADVAITLWPEYFDLNRTRDEGRRAPKSLCVKNPSLDIIAKAAMILDLEYEVIETKSYPKAPRALHGCVKVEKGKIRKTELLREVGKTLIQNQKK
- a CDS encoding 30S ribosomal protein S8e is translated as MALWQGKSNRKPTGGRLIASQGKRKFEIGREKQFTRIGKQNLKQYRGAGGNVKVGMLSAEYANVVDKKNKTIKKVKILTVKSNPADPNYVQRNIINKGATISTEAGDAIVTSRPGQDGAINAVLL